In the genome of Leeuwenhoekiella sp. MAR_2009_132, one region contains:
- a CDS encoding DUF6876 family protein, translating to MSTQSNQIIEQLHRFCGSETIYTIPMFKTRYTEGVKYLAEAANCYWLVTDVMVMAKTLRKKSAFLVIYFNRLSEELQQKQNTEAQITYGDGNGTIPYQQDYKFSDLPLDELRLFFVQDTLMLPGEY from the coding sequence ATGAGCACACAAAGTAATCAAATAATAGAACAGCTACACAGATTTTGTGGAAGTGAAACCATATATACAATCCCTATGTTTAAGACCCGATATACCGAAGGCGTTAAGTATTTAGCCGAAGCTGCCAACTGCTATTGGTTAGTAACTGATGTGATGGTGATGGCTAAGACCTTGCGTAAAAAAAGTGCATTCCTAGTAATCTATTTTAATCGCTTATCAGAAGAGCTGCAGCAAAAACAAAATACAGAAGCACAAATCACCTATGGTGATGGTAATGGAACCATACCGTATCAACAGGATTATAAATTTTCAGACTTGCCATTGGATGAACTTCGGCTGTTCTTTGTACAGGATACGTTGATGCTTCCCGGTGAATATTAA
- a CDS encoding JAB domain-containing protein yields the protein MESRINEIKISYVHRVKALNWPKVSSSRTAAEVLFKNWDIDTITVYESFKILLLNNSNQIKGIYQISQGGITGTLVDMRLLFAVALKSLSIGLILAHNHPSGALKPSQADINITRKIKTAAEFFDLKILDHLILNPDGEYYSFADEGIL from the coding sequence ATGGAATCACGTATCAACGAAATAAAAATAAGCTATGTACATCGGGTTAAGGCTTTAAATTGGCCCAAGGTGAGTTCTTCCCGTACCGCTGCAGAAGTACTTTTTAAAAACTGGGATATCGACACCATTACAGTGTATGAATCGTTTAAAATTCTACTGCTAAATAACAGCAATCAAATCAAAGGGATTTATCAAATTTCACAGGGAGGAATCACCGGTACTTTGGTAGATATGCGCTTGCTTTTTGCAGTGGCTTTAAAGTCCTTATCCATCGGTTTAATTTTAGCACACAACCATCCCAGTGGAGCCTTAAAACCGAGTCAGGCAGATATAAACATTACACGTAAAATTAAAACGGCAGCAGAATTTTTTGACCTTAAAATTTTGGATCATTTAATCCTGAACCCCGATGGGGAGTATTACAGTTTTGCAGATGAAGGCATTTTATAA
- a CDS encoding BfmA/BtgA family mobilization protein, translating to MDTFITIRIKRATAKRFQEFSKAHFKTHTQAMDSMLDFFRYNEISPKERLGPTGRTIEANLKKRINAVIAIMRDIEKTQSKPTVAMLESLFQVDQPQKKPLILEKKNSEEKKPVRFVEKEKGNNER from the coding sequence ATGGACACTTTTATCACCATCCGTATTAAACGAGCCACAGCCAAACGGTTTCAGGAATTTTCAAAAGCGCATTTCAAAACCCATACCCAGGCTATGGATTCGATGCTTGATTTTTTTCGCTACAATGAGATCTCCCCAAAGGAACGACTCGGACCCACCGGTAGAACTATCGAGGCGAATTTAAAGAAACGCATCAATGCCGTTATTGCCATAATGCGTGATATTGAAAAGACGCAATCCAAACCAACGGTAGCCATGTTAGAATCGCTTTTTCAAGTAGATCAACCCCAAAAGAAACCCTTGATTTTAGAAAAGAAAAACAGCGAGGAAAAGAAGCCGGTACGTTTTGTTGAAAAGGAAAAAGGGAATAACGAACGCTAA
- a CDS encoding SGNH/GDSL hydrolase family protein has translation MKLKYLTSSILIFIIISCHKDKAKESREYNAGNPLFQFEGRTEQLNDSAVALISSGSFAQMKVVGDTCIFFISNGNQDHSYVTLEVNQEYKGRFLVDENPIGLKLSSSDTSNIKIYKATEASTGDVIFNKIIAENLLEVETERKPLIEFIGNSITCGMGSHTEEIPCDKGEWYDQHNAYLAYGPRAARALNTDFRLSCVSGMGMYRNWNDEDQAVMPDVYENLRLNTDSSKKVTIDRMPDLVSIALGTNDLSVGDGQKERSEFNQEKFVANYIGFVEKVFQKFPETKITLLTSPMIGEKEQVILLESLQKVKNHFSEKPLFIFEFDIMKPNGCGGHPDIEDHKKMTEHLIPFLEKILNSN, from the coding sequence ATGAAATTAAAATATCTAACATCTTCAATCTTAATATTTATAATAATTAGCTGTCACAAGGATAAAGCTAAGGAAAGTCGTGAATACAATGCAGGTAACCCTTTGTTTCAATTTGAGGGTAGGACAGAGCAACTCAACGATTCTGCTGTAGCTCTTATAAGTTCGGGTTCCTTTGCACAGATGAAAGTTGTGGGAGATACCTGTATCTTTTTTATTTCTAACGGAAACCAGGATCACTCCTATGTTACTCTCGAAGTAAATCAGGAATATAAAGGTAGATTTCTTGTTGACGAAAATCCAATAGGGCTTAAATTATCTTCATCAGATACGTCAAACATAAAAATTTATAAAGCTACAGAGGCTAGTACCGGAGATGTTATATTTAATAAAATCATTGCTGAAAACCTACTAGAAGTCGAAACGGAAAGAAAGCCCTTAATAGAATTTATAGGGAATAGCATTACTTGTGGAATGGGTTCGCATACAGAGGAAATTCCTTGTGATAAAGGTGAATGGTACGATCAGCACAATGCATATCTCGCTTACGGGCCTAGAGCAGCACGTGCTTTAAATACAGATTTTCGTTTAAGTTGTGTTTCTGGCATGGGAATGTACCGAAACTGGAATGACGAAGATCAAGCCGTTATGCCAGACGTTTATGAGAACCTTAGACTCAATACAGATTCTTCAAAAAAAGTAACTATAGATCGAATGCCAGATCTGGTTTCTATCGCGCTGGGAACCAATGACCTTTCTGTAGGCGACGGTCAAAAGGAAAGAAGCGAATTCAATCAGGAAAAATTTGTAGCTAATTATATAGGTTTTGTAGAAAAGGTATTCCAGAAATTCCCCGAAACAAAAATAACGTTACTCACCAGTCCAATGATAGGAGAAAAGGAACAAGTTATCTTACTAGAAAGTCTCCAGAAAGTTAAAAATCATTTTTCAGAGAAACCGCTTTTTATCTTTGAATTTGATATAATGAAACCAAATGGTTGCGGCGGTCATCCTGATATTGAAGATCATAAAAAAATGACTGAGCATCTTATTCCTTTCCTTGAGAAAATTCTAAACTCGAATTAA
- a CDS encoding sialate O-acetylesterase gives MSTKIAALLFAIILTPGFTYSNVSLPALFADNMVLQRNADVIFWGWAKPGEEIEISVSWSDEKFKVKPTNNGFWQSVIPTNEKSGSQTIRIKGYNEVVLKNVLLGEVWLISGQSNMEWSAGAGIEGGEEAIENSKNNNIRFFTVNHRTAEFPQNDLRGNWEESTPETMKNFSAVAFFFAQKLSKELDVPVGLVNATWGGTPAEPWIPAQIIQNDSVLSKAADLLPETEWGPSKPGLIYNAMVNPLKPFKFSGILWYQGESNTPNADSYEAIFSALITSWRAEFKEELPFYFAQIAPFSYETEFSGVKVRDAQRKTLKLPHTAMVVTGDIGNINNIHPKNKKEVGIRFANLVLADKFKKEIKAYAPLIQKATVDKNKIILNFSNAERLQIDKNNKASQFEIAGANKAFQPVDFKIKDNQIFLKKGKLEHPLFVRYSWTNSCVPNIFNTAGLPTSSFTIKIE, from the coding sequence ATGTCCACCAAAATTGCTGCTTTACTTTTTGCTATCATTTTAACCCCGGGTTTTACCTATTCAAATGTAAGTTTACCTGCTTTATTTGCCGATAATATGGTGCTTCAGAGAAATGCTGATGTGATTTTTTGGGGCTGGGCTAAACCGGGAGAGGAAATTGAAATAAGCGTTAGTTGGAGTGATGAGAAGTTTAAGGTTAAGCCTACTAATAACGGTTTCTGGCAATCTGTAATTCCTACTAATGAAAAGTCTGGAAGCCAGACAATACGCATAAAAGGCTATAATGAAGTTGTTCTTAAAAATGTTTTGTTAGGCGAAGTCTGGTTAATATCAGGACAATCAAATATGGAATGGAGCGCAGGTGCAGGTATTGAGGGTGGAGAAGAGGCGATTGAAAATTCAAAAAACAACAACATTCGATTTTTTACAGTGAATCACCGAACAGCAGAGTTCCCTCAAAATGATTTAAGAGGTAATTGGGAAGAGAGTACGCCCGAGACGATGAAGAATTTTAGTGCCGTGGCTTTTTTTTTCGCACAAAAACTCAGTAAAGAACTTGACGTACCTGTAGGTCTAGTAAATGCCACTTGGGGCGGAACGCCTGCAGAACCTTGGATTCCTGCACAAATTATTCAAAATGATAGTGTTTTAAGTAAGGCAGCAGATCTTCTACCAGAAACCGAGTGGGGGCCCAGCAAGCCCGGTTTGATCTATAACGCGATGGTTAATCCTTTAAAACCGTTTAAATTTTCTGGAATTTTATGGTATCAGGGAGAATCAAATACGCCGAATGCAGATTCTTATGAAGCTATTTTTAGTGCGCTTATCACAAGTTGGAGAGCTGAATTTAAAGAAGAATTACCGTTTTATTTTGCTCAAATAGCTCCCTTTAGTTACGAAACTGAATTTTCTGGAGTAAAGGTGCGAGACGCTCAACGAAAAACCTTAAAGCTGCCGCATACTGCAATGGTGGTAACAGGTGACATTGGGAATATAAACAACATACATCCTAAAAATAAGAAAGAAGTAGGGATTCGATTTGCAAACCTCGTGCTGGCTGATAAATTCAAAAAAGAAATAAAGGCATACGCACCGCTTATTCAAAAAGCTACAGTCGATAAAAATAAAATTATTCTAAACTTTAGTAATGCGGAACGTTTACAAATTGACAAGAATAATAAAGCTAGTCAGTTTGAAATTGCAGGAGCAAATAAAGCCTTTCAACCTGTAGATTTTAAAATAAAAGACAACCAGATTTTTCTTAAAAAAGGAAAGCTGGAACACCCGCTTTTTGTCCGCTATTCTTGGACAAATTCATGTGTTCCAAATATCTTTAATACAGCAGGCTTACCTACTTCCAGTTTTACTATAAAAATAGAGTAG
- the bglX gene encoding beta-glucosidase BglX translates to MQKPQADSIDVKVDSILKIMTLEEKVGQMNQYNGFWDVTGPSPEGGNAEKKYEDLRKGRVGSMLTVRGTEQVRAVQKIVVEESRLGIPLIIGFDVIHGYKTLSPIPLAEAASWDLEAIQKSASVAASEASASGINWTFAPMVDISRDPRWGRVMEGAGEDPYLGSKIAIARVHGFQGEDLAAVNTIAATAKHFAGYGFVEAGREYNKADIGSVTLHNIVLPPFKAAEEAGVKTFMNGFNELNGIPVTGSNYLLRELLKNKWGFKGFVISDWASIGEMTTHGYAKDLAHAAEMGVKAGVDMDMESYSYIDELVNLVETGKVDVALIDDAVRRILRVKFELGLFDDPYKYCDPEREKNVIGSKENQEAVLDMAKKSIVLLKNNNKLLPLKKKGQKIAVIGPLADDNNSVLGSWRIASKDSSGISVLDGLKQYTGNDLMFEKGADLLTNEPTFINELAFNTTDTSGFEKAINVARNSDVVILVLGEHGFQSGEGRSRTNLDLPGVQQELMEKIYAANKNVVLVLNNGRPLVLNWAANHIPAIVETWHLGTQTGNAVAQVLYGDYNPSGKLPMTFPRNVGQIPIYYSHKNTGRPVDPQPGANMVFWSHYSDVESSPLFPFGYGLSYTSFNYSNLNVEKDSYALNEEVQVSVELSNTGDYDGKEVVQLYIRDLFAKIVRPVRELKGFQLVELKKGESRTIKFSLTSKELGYYDQDGNFTVEPGEYEIFVGTDSNASLKTHFILKE, encoded by the coding sequence ATGCAGAAGCCGCAAGCAGATTCTATTGATGTGAAAGTAGATTCCATTTTAAAAATTATGACTCTTGAGGAAAAAGTGGGTCAGATGAATCAATATAACGGTTTCTGGGACGTCACCGGTCCTTCACCCGAAGGAGGAAATGCAGAGAAAAAATACGAAGACCTCAGAAAAGGGCGGGTAGGCTCTATGCTAACCGTACGGGGAACAGAACAAGTAAGAGCAGTACAAAAAATAGTAGTCGAAGAAAGCCGACTGGGTATACCCCTTATTATAGGTTTTGATGTAATTCATGGTTATAAAACGCTAAGCCCTATCCCCTTAGCAGAAGCCGCAAGCTGGGATCTAGAAGCGATACAAAAATCTGCTTCCGTCGCAGCTTCAGAAGCCTCTGCTTCAGGCATCAACTGGACCTTTGCTCCTATGGTAGATATCTCTCGGGACCCCAGATGGGGACGTGTTATGGAAGGTGCAGGAGAAGACCCCTATCTGGGCAGTAAAATTGCTATCGCAAGAGTTCACGGTTTTCAGGGAGAAGATCTTGCTGCTGTAAATACAATCGCTGCAACCGCAAAACATTTTGCCGGTTACGGCTTTGTCGAAGCAGGCAGAGAATATAATAAAGCAGATATAGGGAGCGTCACATTACACAATATAGTATTACCCCCTTTTAAAGCGGCAGAAGAAGCCGGGGTTAAAACCTTTATGAATGGCTTTAATGAGCTTAATGGTATCCCGGTTACTGGTAGCAATTATTTACTTCGGGAACTTTTAAAAAATAAATGGGGTTTTAAAGGTTTTGTGATTTCAGACTGGGCGTCTATTGGAGAAATGACAACACATGGCTATGCTAAAGATCTGGCTCATGCCGCAGAAATGGGTGTAAAAGCCGGTGTTGATATGGATATGGAGTCTTATTCTTATATTGATGAGTTGGTGAATTTGGTAGAAACAGGCAAAGTAGATGTAGCACTCATCGATGATGCCGTTAGAAGAATTTTACGTGTGAAATTTGAATTAGGTTTGTTTGATGATCCTTATAAGTATTGCGATCCGGAAAGGGAAAAAAATGTAATAGGCAGCAAGGAGAATCAGGAAGCTGTCTTAGATATGGCAAAAAAATCTATAGTTCTTTTAAAGAATAATAACAAGTTGTTGCCTTTAAAAAAGAAAGGTCAGAAAATAGCCGTTATAGGCCCTCTGGCAGATGACAATAACAGTGTTTTAGGAAGCTGGCGCATTGCATCTAAAGATAGCAGTGGCATCTCTGTTTTAGACGGTTTAAAACAGTATACCGGCAATGACCTTATGTTTGAAAAAGGAGCAGACCTTCTTACCAATGAGCCTACTTTTATTAATGAACTTGCATTTAATACAACCGACACAAGCGGATTTGAAAAGGCAATTAACGTCGCTAGAAATTCAGATGTGGTTATCCTTGTTTTAGGGGAACACGGCTTTCAGAGTGGAGAAGGTCGCAGTAGAACAAATTTAGATCTTCCTGGAGTACAGCAGGAATTGATGGAGAAAATTTATGCAGCCAATAAAAATGTAGTCTTGGTACTCAATAACGGAAGACCTTTAGTGTTAAACTGGGCTGCAAACCATATACCGGCAATCGTAGAAACTTGGCATCTAGGAACGCAGACAGGGAACGCAGTTGCTCAGGTTTTGTATGGGGATTACAACCCCAGCGGCAAGTTACCTATGACTTTCCCTAGAAATGTTGGGCAAATTCCCATCTACTACAGTCATAAAAATACAGGAAGACCTGTAGATCCGCAGCCGGGTGCAAACATGGTTTTCTGGTCGCATTACAGCGACGTAGAAAGCTCTCCACTCTTCCCTTTTGGTTATGGGTTAAGCTACACTTCTTTTAACTACTCCAATCTCAACGTAGAAAAAGATAGCTATGCTTTAAACGAAGAAGTACAAGTTAGTGTAGAACTTAGCAATACCGGGGATTATGACGGTAAAGAGGTTGTACAATTATACATTCGTGATCTTTTTGCAAAAATAGTAAGGCCGGTAAGGGAACTTAAAGGTTTCCAATTAGTAGAGCTAAAAAAAGGCGAATCTAGAACTATAAAGTTTAGTCTTACCAGCAAAGAGTTGGGTTATTATGATCAAGACGGAAACTTTACAGTAGAGCCGGGAGAATACGAAATCTTTGTAGGTACTGATTCAAACGCTAGTCTTAAAACCCATTTTATCCTAAAGGAATAA
- a CDS encoding glycoside hydrolase 5 family protein produces MGANYWYGPLIAARNIGDRERLLRELDLMDSLGIDNLRILVGAEGGNEDFQVKPALQPKQGEYNEDLLDGLDFLLAEMAKRKMYAVLYLNNNWIWSGGMSAYLSWNGYGEVANPFLEKYSWPDYFNYTQQFHTCTPCREAFQNHIRFILGRTNSYNGKKYTEDNTVMSWQVANEPRIFTEEDRGPFKEWLNEVVGLLEELDPNTLISTGAEGKASYLQEIETYKMLHENPDIDYLTMHMWPKNWQWYSSENEEETLKNSVIKAKDYIQEHIQVAQELNKPVVISEFGFPREKESLSKNASVVNRNTFYSVLFEMIEKSADEKGSLAGLNFWGFAGFAETNEKSGKWEKGDDFSADPPQEPQGLNSVFASDTSTLNLIKKSNDALQN; encoded by the coding sequence GTGGGTGCCAATTATTGGTATGGCCCTTTAATCGCCGCGAGGAATATAGGTGACCGCGAACGTTTACTTCGGGAACTAGACCTGATGGATAGTCTGGGAATAGATAATCTACGGATTTTAGTAGGTGCTGAGGGGGGTAATGAAGACTTTCAGGTCAAACCCGCTTTACAGCCAAAACAAGGCGAGTATAACGAAGATCTTTTAGACGGTCTTGATTTTCTCCTAGCAGAAATGGCTAAGCGGAAAATGTATGCCGTTTTATATCTCAACAACAACTGGATCTGGTCTGGAGGGATGTCTGCCTACCTAAGTTGGAATGGATATGGAGAAGTTGCCAATCCCTTTTTAGAAAAATACAGCTGGCCAGATTATTTTAATTATACCCAACAATTTCACACCTGTACCCCTTGCCGGGAAGCTTTTCAAAATCACATACGTTTTATACTGGGTAGAACCAATTCTTATAACGGGAAAAAATATACCGAAGATAATACCGTAATGTCATGGCAAGTTGCTAATGAACCCAGAATATTTACAGAGGAAGATAGAGGTCCTTTTAAAGAGTGGTTAAATGAAGTTGTAGGCTTACTTGAAGAATTAGATCCTAACACCCTAATATCGACGGGAGCAGAAGGTAAGGCAAGTTATTTACAAGAAATTGAGACTTATAAAATGTTGCATGAAAACCCTGATATAGACTATTTAACAATGCACATGTGGCCTAAAAACTGGCAATGGTACTCCTCAGAAAATGAAGAAGAAACTTTAAAAAATTCTGTAATTAAAGCTAAAGATTATATTCAGGAACATATACAGGTTGCACAAGAACTGAACAAGCCTGTAGTAATTTCAGAATTTGGCTTTCCAAGAGAAAAAGAAAGTTTGTCTAAAAATGCCTCTGTAGTAAATAGAAATACCTTTTACTCTGTTTTGTTTGAAATGATCGAAAAAAGTGCAGACGAAAAAGGATCTCTTGCAGGATTAAATTTTTGGGGTTTTGCTGGTTTCGCTGAAACCAATGAAAAAAGCGGAAAGTGGGAAAAAGGAGATGACTTTAGCGCAGATCCCCCTCAGGAACCACAAGGACTGAATTCTGTTTTTGCTTCTGACACCTCCACATTAAACCTTATTAAAAAATCTAACGATGCTTTACAAAACTAA
- a CDS encoding glycoside hydrolase family 26 protein: MKKFLLSLLLVNFILVSCSKDEEFLEDPETNSEPPVAEQSDVRFLPSEANSYMVDPSATPETVALFYNLKALSYNNYIVGQQDALSSFYQNNSGMSDMKKLTGSDPGLLGSDFMFITDDENNEQPNNWFYQQEQLIKSKTIEAYDKGMVNIFCWHLREPFEGEVFYTSEMTATQKQNAFKSILPGGENHEYYKQKLQKVASFAKSLTGSDGNAIPIIFRPFHEFDMDFFWWGAAYSTPEEFKELWRFTVEYLRDDLSVTNMLYAFSPDNSYTTKTAYLERYPGDAYVDVVGMDNYGDVAAQNGSLIARANQKLKVVSDLAEERNKIAAFTETGYFVSASGTELASDFYSNNLYKVLTDQDINLGFMMFWQNYSDSYTVPVPGAKGADDFMLFTKKEKTILLNDMPDVYDLPQDNT, encoded by the coding sequence ATGAAAAAATTTCTATTATCTTTATTACTAGTGAATTTTATTCTTGTAAGCTGTTCAAAAGACGAAGAATTTCTTGAGGATCCAGAAACAAACTCTGAACCTCCTGTAGCAGAGCAGTCTGATGTGCGTTTTTTACCCTCAGAAGCCAATTCCTATATGGTAGATCCTTCTGCTACTCCAGAAACAGTAGCCTTGTTTTACAATCTGAAAGCGCTTTCTTATAACAACTACATCGTTGGTCAGCAAGATGCATTAAGTTCATTTTATCAGAATAACAGTGGTATGTCTGATATGAAAAAATTAACTGGAAGCGACCCGGGATTACTAGGCTCTGATTTTATGTTCATTACAGATGATGAAAATAACGAGCAACCTAACAACTGGTTTTATCAACAAGAGCAACTTATAAAATCTAAAACTATAGAAGCTTACGATAAAGGTATGGTCAATATTTTTTGTTGGCACCTGAGAGAACCTTTTGAAGGAGAGGTCTTTTATACTTCAGAAATGACCGCAACACAAAAACAAAATGCATTTAAGAGTATTTTACCGGGCGGTGAAAATCATGAGTATTACAAACAAAAACTTCAAAAAGTAGCTTCTTTTGCAAAAAGCCTTACAGGCTCAGACGGTAACGCGATTCCTATCATTTTCAGACCGTTTCATGAGTTTGATATGGACTTTTTCTGGTGGGGAGCTGCATACAGCACTCCGGAGGAATTTAAAGAATTGTGGCGCTTCACCGTTGAATACTTAAGAGACGATCTCAGCGTAACCAATATGCTTTATGCCTTTTCCCCAGATAACAGTTATACGACAAAAACCGCTTATCTAGAACGATACCCGGGCGACGCCTATGTTGATGTTGTGGGGATGGATAACTACGGTGATGTGGCAGCCCAAAACGGTTCGTTAATCGCTCGTGCCAATCAAAAACTTAAAGTAGTGTCAGATCTAGCTGAAGAACGTAATAAAATAGCCGCGTTTACAGAAACAGGCTATTTTGTTTCTGCATCGGGTACCGAACTCGCATCAGATTTTTACTCTAATAATTTGTATAAAGTTCTTACAGATCAAGATATAAACCTTGGTTTTATGATGTTCTGGCAAAATTATTCGGACTCCTATACGGTTCCGGTTCCTGGCGCTAAAGGAGCTGATGATTTTATGCTTTTCACCAAGAAAGAAAAAACAATTTTATTAAATGATATGCCAGATGTTTATGACCTTCCTCAGGACAATACCTAA